One genomic region from Macellibacteroides fermentans encodes:
- a CDS encoding erythromycin esterase family protein produces MKKIVKLVAILSIIIFCKINNIYGQTYEETYNLNFKIVDNVFRGWIADVNDSYISYVTDTTDLSGPIKFFQKERWGFREKMNLNTYSSVILLPPLSDDILKVEISYKSKNLKTGRLFVYSMNQKMDIFKTDSILLQNNDKFEEDFVEINTKDLCFLFFKLRAVGKDSTYTNNFSSVKTSIPQEISINRIELLNGNMNINTLPFQDIKASTLDKSKVLPLSSDTLLTEKQLSHISKRITALGETVHGSGKIGWASSEYIKSSVLNNQTNLILLEHPTLMMLFFNKYIQGSNSIDEDKLKEVIKMNIREAEPMIELSRWLRNYNKTAVEKVNYLGIDCQYENNELDFFLKDYLLTLNKEARSSAVDSIVSVLQIRDVEKIKDMAVTTLHIIENNEKELSSAIGKDLAIITFYLKSLIETEIKNENSYYERDYRMFKNVSFFIDNLCKPNQTIVVDCHLGHANYMNIINIPYHKSFGYYMKKTYKDEYACIAQTVYQDTVKAFFGHELERRELLLPSQTSLEAVFSKSGIKYGYIDAKELDDIVKIRMQGAGHNQSINEDYIKPKDQIQGVLFIN; encoded by the coding sequence ATGAAAAAAATAGTTAAGCTAGTTGCAATTCTCTCCATTATTATATTTTGTAAAATAAATAACATATATGGGCAGACTTATGAAGAGACATATAATCTCAATTTCAAAATTGTCGATAATGTTTTTCGCGGATGGATCGCTGATGTAAATGATTCCTATATCAGTTATGTAACTGATACTACTGATCTGAGCGGACCTATCAAATTTTTCCAAAAAGAAAGATGGGGTTTCAGAGAAAAAATGAATTTGAATACGTACAGTTCGGTGATTTTACTTCCACCGCTCTCCGATGACATTTTAAAAGTAGAAATATCCTATAAAAGTAAAAATCTGAAGACCGGCAGATTGTTTGTTTATTCAATGAATCAAAAAATGGATATATTCAAAACGGACAGTATTCTCCTGCAGAACAATGACAAATTTGAAGAAGACTTTGTTGAAATAAACACCAAAGATTTGTGCTTTTTATTTTTCAAACTGCGAGCGGTTGGAAAAGACAGCACCTATACTAATAATTTTAGTTCAGTCAAGACATCCATCCCTCAAGAAATATCAATTAATCGGATAGAGTTGCTGAATGGCAATATGAACATCAACACTCTTCCGTTTCAAGATATTAAGGCATCAACTTTAGATAAATCCAAAGTCCTACCTTTATCATCGGACACTTTGCTGACAGAAAAACAACTTTCTCACATTTCCAAAAGAATTACTGCACTCGGCGAAACGGTGCATGGAAGTGGTAAAATTGGTTGGGCTAGCAGCGAATATATAAAATCGAGCGTACTGAATAATCAGACAAATCTAATTTTGCTAGAACATCCAACATTGATGATGCTTTTTTTCAACAAATATATTCAAGGCAGTAATTCTATTGATGAAGATAAACTAAAAGAAGTTATAAAAATGAATATTAGAGAAGCTGAACCTATGATAGAATTATCAAGATGGCTTAGGAATTATAATAAAACGGCTGTTGAAAAAGTAAATTACTTGGGTATTGACTGTCAATATGAAAATAATGAATTGGATTTTTTCCTAAAAGATTATTTGCTAACACTCAATAAAGAAGCACGTTCATCAGCAGTGGATTCAATAGTGTCCGTTTTGCAAATAAGAGATGTCGAAAAAATAAAGGATATGGCAGTAACAACACTTCATATCATCGAAAATAACGAAAAAGAACTAAGTAGCGCTATAGGAAAAGATCTTGCAATCATTACTTTCTACTTGAAAAGTCTAATAGAAACTGAAATAAAAAATGAAAACAGTTACTACGAAAGAGACTACCGAATGTTCAAAAACGTCTCTTTTTTTATAGATAATCTTTGTAAACCTAATCAAACGATTGTTGTTGACTGCCATCTTGGCCACGCAAATTACATGAATATCATCAACATTCCGTATCATAAATCATTTGGATATTATATGAAAAAAACTTACAAAGATGAGTATGCCTGCATTGCACAAACAGTATATCAAGATACAGTAAAAGCATTTTTTGGTCATGAGCTTGAAAGAAGAGAGCTTCTGTTACCTTCTCAAACCAGTTTGGAGGCTGTTTTTTCAAAATCGGGTATAAAATATGGTTATATTGATGCAAAAGAATTGGATGATATTGTCAAAATACGCATGCAAGGAGCGGGCCATAATCAGTCAATAAACGAAGATTACATCAAACCCAAGGATCAGATACAGGGTGTGTTGTTTATAAATTGA
- a CDS encoding 6-bladed beta-propeller, producing MKKTNLFSAITFLFIMVACVGTKDQLEYDLITVDVNAKYPKKELILQDFMDVEYRALESSDEYITQGVIKAVGEKIIIVSNRSVDGNIFIFDRKNGKGLRKINRLGQGPEEYSQFTDIILDEDNDEMFVIAYSSRKILVYDLYGNFKRKFKFVNEMEFYNYTFNYDNEFLICHKGYSPGVETERSSHILISKQNGQIKREIELPYSGVIKTPVIIEGEGSITPDFYLTIPNQKDWVIMRTSSDTIYNYSADKILTPLIVRTPSIQTMNPEVYLFPTVITDRYYFMRTMKKEIDFTTFKGFPGTDLMFDKQAKSIFEYVVFNNDFSPKREISLGKKPNSTMATCLTLNASDLVDALEKNELKGELKEIAQELNEESNPIIMLVKHRN from the coding sequence ATGAAAAAAACGAATTTATTTTCAGCAATTACATTCTTATTCATAATGGTTGCATGTGTTGGTACAAAAGATCAATTAGAATATGATTTGATTACAGTAGATGTAAACGCAAAATATCCTAAAAAGGAACTTATTCTTCAAGATTTTATGGACGTGGAATACAGAGCTTTAGAATCTTCCGATGAATATATTACTCAAGGCGTAATTAAAGCGGTAGGTGAAAAAATTATAATAGTAAGTAACCGAAGCGTAGATGGGAATATATTTATTTTTGACCGAAAGAATGGAAAGGGTCTGAGAAAAATAAACAGATTAGGCCAAGGTCCTGAGGAGTATTCACAATTTACAGATATAATCTTAGATGAAGACAATGACGAAATGTTTGTAATAGCATATAGTTCAAGAAAAATATTGGTGTATGATCTTTATGGAAATTTTAAAAGAAAGTTCAAGTTTGTAAACGAAATGGAATTTTATAATTACACATTTAATTACGATAATGAGTTCTTGATTTGCCACAAGGGTTACTCTCCTGGAGTTGAAACGGAACGTTCTTCACATATACTTATTTCCAAACAGAATGGGCAAATCAAAAGAGAAATTGAATTGCCATATAGTGGAGTAATTAAAACTCCAGTTATAATAGAAGGAGAGGGAAGTATTACACCTGATTTTTACTTAACTATTCCAAATCAAAAAGATTGGGTAATTATGAGGACATCATCTGATACAATTTATAACTATTCAGCTGATAAAATATTAACTCCTCTCATCGTAAGGACTCCTTCAATTCAAACGATGAACCCTGAAGTTTATTTATTTCCTACCGTTATTACAGATCGTTATTATTTTATGAGAACAATGAAGAAGGAAATAGATTTTACCACCTTTAAAGGATTTCCCGGAACTGATTTAATGTTCGACAAGCAGGCAAAATCTATTTTTGAATATGTTGTGTTTAATAATGATTTTTCACCCAAACGAGAAATTTCGTTAGGTAAGAAACCCAATAGCACTATGGCTACATGTCTGACCTTAAATGCATCTGACCTTGTAGATGCGCTTGAGAAAAACGAATTGAAAGGCGAATTAAAAGAAATTGCCCAAGAGCTAAATGAAGAATCCAATCCCATAATTATGTTAGTAAAACATAGAAATTAA
- a CDS encoding helix-turn-helix domain-containing protein, which yields MPVLHKQYIKSELAKEVGTIAVTIGRYERNEIKPSIEIATKIADVLDASLDYLVGKTDTVLEKDLLKKIADIQKLPDDKRNVVMELLDSFLKQTKLQSIM from the coding sequence ATGCCTGTATTGCACAAACAGTATATCAAATCTGAGTTAGCCAAAGAAGTGGGAACGATTGCCGTTACCATTGGAAGATATGAACGTAACGAGATTAAACCCTCCATTGAGATTGCAACCAAAATTGCAGATGTGTTGGATGCGTCTTTGGATTATCTCGTTGGCAAAACCGATACCGTTTTAGAAAAGGATTTGCTAAAGAAAATTGCCGACATCCAAAAACTCCCGGACGATAAAAGAAACGTGGTAATGGAACTGCTCGATTCCTTCCTTAAACAAACTAAATTGCAAAGTATTATGTAA
- a CDS encoding IS3 family transposase — translation MRQLVNPRHKELSVRSQTELLEIPRSTLYYKPIGESPENLEIMQKMDKHHIEHPTCGVLGMQDMLRLNGFQINHKRIRRLMRLMNIRVKYPQKSLSNPGARKYILPYLLRGLDIVKTNQVWSIDISYIPMKQGFMYLTAIMDVQSRYIVGWSLSNTLEKSVCLDLVEESIRKYGAPEIINSDQGVQFTNPSWIETLKENGIKISMDGKGRAKDNIWIERFWRTIKQEYVYLNPCDDGLELYKGIRKYMQYYNYNRAHQGIGRQIPGVVYKTVA, via the coding sequence ATGAGACAACTTGTAAATCCCAGGCATAAAGAGCTCAGCGTTCGTTCACAAACGGAATTATTGGAAATACCAAGAAGTACACTGTATTACAAACCGATAGGAGAAAGTCCTGAAAATTTGGAAATAATGCAAAAGATGGATAAGCACCATATTGAACATCCCACTTGTGGCGTGTTGGGGATGCAGGATATGCTTCGTTTAAATGGATTTCAGATAAACCACAAACGAATCCGACGATTGATGCGCTTGATGAATATCCGGGTCAAATATCCTCAAAAAAGCTTGAGTAATCCGGGTGCCCGCAAGTACATCCTCCCTTATCTGCTTCGGGGACTTGATATTGTAAAGACAAATCAGGTGTGGTCCATAGATATCAGTTACATTCCTATGAAACAGGGGTTTATGTATCTAACAGCCATCATGGATGTGCAAAGCCGCTACATTGTGGGCTGGAGCTTATCCAACACACTTGAGAAAAGTGTTTGCCTGGATCTGGTTGAAGAGTCGATCAGAAAGTATGGTGCACCGGAAATCATCAACTCCGACCAGGGTGTTCAATTTACCAATCCGTCTTGGATCGAAACGCTTAAAGAAAATGGTATTAAAATAAGCATGGATGGAAAAGGACGTGCCAAGGATAATATCTGGATTGAACGATTTTGGCGCACGATCAAACAAGAGTATGTATATTTGAATCCGTGTGATGACGGACTGGAGCTTTATAAGGGAATCAGGAAATATATGCAATATTACAACTACAACCGGGCGCATCAGGGGATAGGAAGACAAATTCCCGGTGTGGTGTATAAAACGGTTGCCTGA
- a CDS encoding LamG-like jellyroll fold domain-containing protein translates to MLLHFDGSVVDASPYSVPVLAEAGTSFAAGKFGQGFIGKNISSAADPSPITTPDGYISDIIKGDFTFECWFEESTISNTAGASLITTAINSDGSKFAFGIGVSPKYNIPPMSRAITVTEGFSGSYSPIAGSVIDASYLSGWCHLALTRQGSVLRLFLNGTLVGVNNSYTYDGTGNDGVRTYIGIDTTLIDELRISNIARWTANFTPPAAPY, encoded by the coding sequence TTGTTATTGCATTTTGATGGGTCTGTTGTAGACGCGTCTCCCTATTCGGTGCCCGTTTTGGCAGAAGCTGGAACATCCTTCGCTGCAGGAAAATTCGGGCAGGGGTTTATTGGTAAAAACATTTCCTCGGCCGCGGATCCGTCTCCGATAACTACTCCTGATGGGTATATAAGTGACATTATAAAAGGAGACTTTACGTTTGAATGTTGGTTTGAGGAGTCAACAATAAGTAACACCGCAGGAGCAAGTCTTATCACGACTGCTATTAATTCGGATGGAAGTAAGTTTGCTTTTGGAATCGGGGTTTCACCTAAATACAACATACCTCCTATGAGTCGTGCGATAACTGTTACGGAAGGTTTCTCTGGGAGTTATTCTCCTATTGCTGGATCTGTTATTGATGCCTCTTATTTATCTGGGTGGTGCCATCTTGCCCTAACAAGACAGGGGTCTGTTTTGAGACTGTTTCTTAACGGTACTCTTGTAGGGGTTAATAATTCCTATACGTACGATGGAACAGGGAATGATGGCGTGAGGACGTATATCGGTATAGATACCACTTTGATAGACGAATTACGAATCTCAAATATAGCACGTTGGACGGCTAATTTTACACCACCGGCGGCACCTTATTAA
- a CDS encoding reverse transcriptase/maturase family protein, producing the protein MKRIRIDYEDMIRMDNLLAADIVVRQGKKYTRDMRKWDANWQTNFQLLYDDLINETYTPLPCRESVRMTDGGKVRNIKEAMHRDKIVAEMIVQALDPIFTPTFINRTYGNIKGRGPLKCQHQVIKDLNKIENPYCLKIDIRKYYESVDPDIMMDVISRKIKGSRVLRLISVVMNSHGHLPIGGRHSQLFGNIYLSELDHYVVQVLGLKSYERYCDDVVIFDKDKKVLHTALRDIREYLTTKRKLDIKPNWQVFLVDSRGVDFLGSVFYTYKIDLRTRTKHRHRAKLSRLNKRPSDPLYEDLYMASLNGILKHRDTDNLIKIWRIKYERVFKRHEQRAAVRAAFNEHKRRVKALEAELQYYGDVADRIRRREHESRNAV; encoded by the coding sequence ATGAAACGAATAAGAATTGACTATGAAGATATGATACGTATGGACAACCTGCTTGCGGCGGATATAGTTGTTAGGCAGGGAAAGAAATACACAAGGGATATGAGAAAGTGGGATGCCAATTGGCAAACCAATTTCCAGCTCTTGTATGATGATTTGATAAACGAAACGTATACGCCTCTTCCGTGTCGTGAAAGCGTCCGGATGACTGACGGAGGTAAGGTGAGAAACATTAAGGAGGCGATGCACCGGGATAAGATTGTGGCTGAAATGATTGTTCAGGCGCTTGATCCGATCTTCACCCCAACATTCATAAACAGGACGTATGGCAACATTAAGGGCAGGGGTCCATTAAAATGCCAGCATCAAGTCATTAAAGATTTGAATAAAATTGAGAATCCGTATTGCCTTAAAATTGATATTCGAAAGTATTATGAGTCGGTTGATCCTGATATTATGATGGATGTGATTAGCCGAAAGATCAAAGGCAGTCGCGTTCTTAGGCTTATATCTGTCGTCATGAACTCTCACGGACATCTTCCTATTGGCGGTAGGCATAGCCAGTTGTTTGGGAATATCTATTTAAGCGAATTGGATCATTATGTTGTTCAGGTGCTTGGTCTTAAATCTTACGAGCGATACTGTGATGATGTGGTGATATTCGATAAGGATAAAAAGGTTTTACATACTGCTTTGAGGGATATCAGGGAATATCTTACAACAAAGCGAAAGCTGGATATAAAGCCCAACTGGCAGGTGTTTCTTGTTGATTCGCGAGGTGTTGACTTCTTAGGGTCTGTTTTCTATACGTACAAGATCGATTTAAGAACCAGAACGAAACATCGGCACCGGGCAAAGCTGTCAAGGTTGAATAAAAGGCCTTCTGATCCCCTTTACGAGGATCTCTATATGGCTTCTTTAAATGGTATATTAAAGCACAGAGATACTGATAATTTGATTAAAATATGGAGGATAAAGTATGAAAGAGTATTTAAGAGACATGAGCAACGTGCGGCAGTCCGTGCTGCTTTTAATGAACACAAAAGAAGGGTTAAGGCATTGGAGGCTGAACTTCAATATTACGGAGATGTTGCCGACCGAATCAGGCGAAGAGAACACGAGTCAAGGAACGCAGTATGA
- a CDS encoding FecR family protein has translation MKNYIQRIISAFVASSPSEDLTKEVYRWLVDEKHAEEKEAALKSLWKETDGNVDMSTLISLDKVYNKIGKSKRGGILFLSSVWKYSVAALVILAVSISATFFFISHHASSEVAMVQHFTSAGDMAVIKLPDGSEVQTNSETLLFYPEVFNGATRTVYLVGEANFKVKKNPDQPFIVKSDHMSITALGTEFNVDAYPGNGEMTTTLIHGKVKVDFGGGSKNFILNPGQQVVYQRNTSAVQLLKADIEDVTAWQRGLFVFKGVTIKDVLATLEHRYAVTFQYNANLFNDDKYNFRFHEKSSINDIMTIMQEVVGTFSYRLDGDICYIKGLQKQRK, from the coding sequence ATGAAGAATTACATTCAAAGAATAATAAGTGCATTTGTGGCTTCGAGCCCAAGTGAAGACCTAACCAAAGAAGTGTATCGATGGTTGGTTGATGAAAAGCATGCAGAAGAAAAGGAAGCGGCATTGAAGAGCTTGTGGAAAGAGACGGATGGAAATGTTGATATGAGTACATTGATCTCACTTGACAAGGTCTATAACAAGATCGGTAAAAGCAAACGAGGGGGAATACTGTTCCTGTCATCTGTTTGGAAGTATTCAGTTGCTGCATTAGTAATCCTGGCTGTTTCTATTTCTGCAACCTTCTTTTTCATCTCTCATCACGCTTCGTCGGAGGTTGCTATGGTGCAACACTTCACATCTGCTGGTGATATGGCTGTGATTAAACTTCCGGATGGGAGTGAAGTGCAGACAAATTCTGAGACATTGCTCTTTTACCCAGAAGTATTTAACGGAGCCACCCGTACCGTATATCTGGTGGGAGAAGCCAACTTCAAGGTAAAGAAAAATCCAGATCAACCTTTTATTGTAAAATCGGACCATATGTCTATAACTGCATTAGGTACGGAATTTAATGTAGACGCCTATCCCGGAAATGGAGAAATGACTACGACACTCATTCATGGGAAGGTAAAAGTTGATTTTGGGGGCGGTTCGAAAAATTTTATATTGAATCCGGGGCAACAGGTTGTTTATCAGCGAAATACATCTGCGGTCCAACTGCTTAAGGCTGATATTGAGGATGTAACGGCTTGGCAAAGAGGTCTTTTTGTGTTCAAGGGTGTGACGATCAAGGACGTTTTGGCTACTTTGGAACACAGATATGCGGTTACTTTTCAGTATAACGCCAATTTGTTCAATGACGATAAGTATAATTTTCGTTTCCATGAAAAATCAAGCATAAATGATATAATGACAATCATGCAAGAAGTTGTGGGAACTTTCAGTTATCGTTTGGATGGTGATATTTGCTATATCAAAGGACTTCAAAAGCAACGAAAATAG
- a CDS encoding family 43 glycosylhydrolase: protein MKKIFVYCGMALSLFCMDVSGVGVAEDKPTVRKAAAPLYRDPITDGAADPVLIWNRQEKTWWMLYTQRRANQETADVAYCYGNGIGIAESADNGKTWVYRGTLDLNLERGHNTFWAPDVVYHDGKYHLFVSYIKGVRNHWGGQAHIVHFVSDNLWDWEYKGSPKLSSDKVIDCTLMKGDDNVWRMWYKDEMAGAHTMLSESKDLDNWSPAREAIGGGAHEGPKAFKYAGYYWMVTDEWHGMRVYKSSDLEKWEKQGLILDKPSQRKDDTPSGAHGDVVVLGDKAYVFYFTHPGRKSHTQDAHDENGNVPYELRRSSIQVAPLEYINDTLVSNRDIDFYFYLPEMAD from the coding sequence ATGAAGAAGATATTTGTTTATTGTGGGATGGCTTTATCTCTATTTTGTATGGATGTTTCGGGAGTTGGTGTGGCAGAAGATAAGCCAACAGTACGTAAAGCGGCTGCTCCGCTCTATCGCGACCCGATAACAGACGGTGCTGCAGACCCTGTGTTGATATGGAACAGACAGGAGAAAACATGGTGGATGCTCTACACGCAGCGCAGAGCGAATCAGGAAACAGCGGATGTAGCTTACTGCTACGGCAACGGAATAGGCATTGCTGAGTCTGCCGACAATGGCAAGACTTGGGTATATCGCGGCACCCTCGACTTGAATCTTGAACGTGGTCATAATACATTTTGGGCTCCCGATGTGGTATATCACGACGGCAAATATCATCTTTTCGTGTCTTACATAAAAGGTGTGCGCAATCATTGGGGAGGACAGGCTCATATCGTGCACTTTGTAAGTGACAACCTGTGGGACTGGGAGTATAAAGGCAGTCCTAAACTGTCGTCGGACAAGGTGATCGATTGCACGCTGATGAAAGGCGACGACAATGTGTGGCGTATGTGGTATAAAGACGAGATGGCTGGTGCCCACACTATGCTCTCGGAAAGTAAAGACCTCGACAACTGGTCGCCGGCCAGAGAGGCTATTGGCGGAGGTGCGCATGAAGGTCCGAAAGCTTTCAAGTATGCAGGATATTATTGGATGGTGACAGACGAATGGCATGGCATGAGAGTGTATAAATCGTCGGATCTGGAGAAATGGGAAAAGCAAGGATTGATTCTCGACAAGCCTTCGCAGAGAAAAGATGATACCCCCAGCGGTGCGCATGGTGATGTGGTGGTGCTTGGAGATAAGGCGTATGTGTTCTATTTTACTCATCCGGGCAGAAAGTCTCATACCCAGGATGCGCACGACGAAAACGGAAACGTGCCCTACGAGCTGCGCCGTTCATCTATTCAGGTGGCTCCTTTGGAGTACATAAACGACACATTGGTGAGTAACCGCGATATAGACTTCTACTTCTATCTTCCCGAAATGGCAGATTAA
- a CDS encoding RHS repeat domain-containing protein, with product MPQENSYSSFGGLFEEDNSNTNQAYKYNGKELDRMHGLDWYDYGSRNYDAALPVWTTVDPLADRPKQAGMSPYSAFANNPIRYVNSTVIWGDANQAERLNKSIIKRIESIDKNSEKIQAKI from the coding sequence ATGCCACAAGAAAACAGTTATTCCTCGTTTGGAGGTCTTTTTGAAGAAGATAACTCAAATACAAATCAAGCCTACAAATACAACGGCAAAGAGTTGGACCGCATGCACGGACTGGATTGGTACGATTACGGCTCAAGAAATTATGATGCAGCGTTACCCGTCTGGACTACAGTGGACCCGTTAGCCGACCGCCCAAAACAGGCTGGAATGTCGCCTTACTCAGCTTTCGCCAACAATCCAATTAGATATGTTAACTCAACTGTAATATGGGGAGACGCTAACCAAGCGGAAAGATTGAATAAGTCCATAATTAAAAGAATCGAAAGCATAGATAAGAATAGTGAGAAAATTCAAGCTAAAATATGA
- a CDS encoding RNA polymerase sigma-70 factor translates to MVNLNEQETRRKFELFFISTYPKVKAFAWKILKSEEDSEDLAQDIFVKLWDNPEIWNDKETWDSYIYTMARNQMYNFLKRKTIELNYQESFVQEDFSSLSEFDIHDKLYAKELQLLIKLSLDNMPPQRRKVFIMSRQMGLSNQEIADNLKLSIRTVERHIYLVLQELKKIILIAFFFYFD, encoded by the coding sequence ATGGTAAACTTAAATGAACAGGAAACAAGACGAAAATTTGAGCTGTTTTTTATCTCCACTTATCCGAAGGTAAAGGCTTTCGCATGGAAAATTTTGAAGTCTGAGGAGGATTCTGAAGATCTAGCCCAAGATATATTTGTTAAATTGTGGGATAATCCGGAGATATGGAATGATAAAGAAACGTGGGATAGTTATATCTACACGATGGCGCGTAACCAAATGTATAATTTCTTAAAACGAAAAACCATAGAGCTTAATTATCAGGAAAGCTTTGTTCAAGAAGATTTTTCTTCCCTATCTGAATTTGATATCCATGATAAACTATACGCTAAAGAACTTCAACTTTTAATTAAATTGTCTTTAGACAATATGCCCCCGCAGAGGAGAAAGGTATTTATAATGAGTCGGCAGATGGGTCTGAGTAATCAAGAAATAGCTGATAATCTTAAACTTTCCATTCGTACTGTGGAACGCCACATTTATCTGGTGCTTCAAGAATTAAAAAAAATCATTTTAATCGCATTTTTTTTCTATTTCGATTGA